In the genome of bacterium SCSIO 12827, the window GTCGTGCGGGGCCTATTCCTCGGGCGCCACGTCGATGGTGCGGCCCGGTTTCTTTTTCACCCCGCCCTTTTCGATGGCGATGGTCTTGACCTCGGGTTCCGGGACGTGGCGTTCAAGGTCGATGTGCAGCAATCCGTTATCCAGATGTGCGCGCACGATCTCGATGCCCTCGGCCAGGACGAAGCTGCGCTGAAACTGGCGTGCCGCGATGCCACGGTGCAAGTAGATGCGCTCGGCCCCGTCGTCTTGCTGGCGGCCGCGGATAACCAATTGGTTTTCCTCGACCGTGACGGACAGATCGTCGTCGGTGAACCCGGCGACGGCCAGCGTGATGCGCAGCAGATTGTCGCCCACCTGTTCGATATTGTAGGG includes:
- a CDS encoding Hsp20 family protein, with amino-acid sequence MSRLGAFNSPLLLGFEHFERMLDQAAKVSGEGYPPYNIEQVGDNLLRITLAVAGFTDDDLSVTVEENQLVIRGRQQDDGAERIYLHRGIAARQFQRSFVLAEGIEIVRAHLDNGLLHIDLERHVPEPEVKTIAIEKGGVKKKPGRTIDVAPEE